The Candidatus Thorarchaeota archaeon genome contains the following window.
TGGGAAATGTCTTCAAGTAATGTTTGTGGTACTTCTGGTAGAGCTCTTTCGGAGAGACACCTTCCTTTTCAGCGGTTGTCACAACAGGAGTTCCGTGCGTATCAGATCCACAGACAAAGGTGACATCTACGTCAAGCTTTCTCAACAGTCGGACAAAAACATCTGCAGGTACATATGTACGGAGGTGCCCAATATGCATCTCTCCACTTGCATACGGCAATCCACACGTCACTAGGACAGGCTCATCTGTTGGGTAACTCAGGTCTTCTTGGTTATCACTCAGTTCTGTCACGCTCCTGATACTTCACACGAGATAAGACACAGTATCCACAGAGGAATAAATATGGTCATACCGACGAAGAAACGAATCGGACTATTAGTGTGGGTCCTTTCAACTTCACGCGTAGTAATCGGTTTGGTATTCTAAAGCTTTGTATCCCGCCTTGAAATATTCAGATGCATCGTTGATTTTCATGATATAACTCTAACGCCTAGCCAATTTGCTCGATGGTTGGCTGGAATTTGTTACACGTGTTCTAAATTTTTCCTGAAAGGTTGTTGAAAGTAAGTACGAATTAGAATCTCGAAAAACGAGAATCAAATTTTCTTTGGAAAAGCACGGAGGGTGTGGGAACAGACCAGAGGCCTGCCCCACGAAATCGCTCTCTGCCTGCCGGGAGGGGCAAAGAGAAAGCGACTAGACCTCCTCATGATATGAGGAGCGTAAAGCCAGCAGACTATGAACTGGCATAGAGGTACCGTAGGGTCTGGGCATCGGCATCAGTGGGATCTCGGTCGCTGTCCAGCAATCCATACAGGACATTCAGGATTTCCGCATTCTTCTGGAGTGTTGATGATGGTCGTAGAGTGGAGGTCATTTCTCGCATTTCTCCTTCCTTATTTGCTTACTGTGTTACAACTTAGGGTTGATTTCAAGTGGAGATACCCATTTCGTGTAATAAGGGTACGTGCAACCGAAACAATCTCTAGGCAATACAGGAATAATACATGGAGAGTACATAACCCAGCAGTTAGAAAGAAAACGTGTCTAAGTGATTTTGAGACTGTCTACGAACGCTCTGATCACGGCGTTCCATCAGAAAGTAGGGGGAGAGAGGGGTGTTCATACTGTAATCTATCGGATATTAGTGAAGTAGAAAAAGTCCTAATTCTTTCATCAGGAGTAACAACTAAGTCTCATCATCACCATTTATGACAAGTTTGCCACGTGCGATGACATCATGCTTGTGTATACTCTCTAAGGATCTTGCTTCTGCCGACACTTTGAGATTTGCATCTTGATAGGATTCCTTAGCG
Protein-coding sequences here:
- a CDS encoding class I tRNA ligase family protein, coding for MSYPTDEPVLVTCGLPYASGEMHIGHLRTYVPADVFVRLLRKLDVDVTFVCGSDTHGTPVVTTAEKEGVSPKELYQKYHKHYLKTFP